The Gillisia sp. Hel_I_86 genome has a segment encoding these proteins:
- a CDS encoding FGGY family carbohydrate kinase, translating to MIGLVILDIESIEAWIKNEIKTIQEINEFTINAINFSTHGATLVYLDKEGNMITPLYNYLKPLKIDFNPLYEANGGVEEFSRKAASPAYGMLNSGLQMYWLKHSKPHFWSKVGSILHYPQYLSYLFSKKVTADYTSLGGHTAIWDVDTMQYHSWLSKENIKLPEPQPGKNATLSIVNGQEMAVGKGLHDSSSSIIPVLEDNESSNKEFILLSTGTWIICMNPFSKETLTTEQLKNPRGRAVEVFNGRKL from the coding sequence TTGATCGGTCTAGTAATTTTAGATATAGAATCTATTGAAGCCTGGATAAAAAACGAGATTAAAACCATTCAAGAGATTAATGAATTTACCATAAATGCTATTAACTTCTCTACTCATGGTGCTACTTTGGTCTATTTGGATAAAGAAGGAAATATGATTACACCGCTTTACAACTACTTAAAACCATTGAAGATTGATTTTAACCCGCTTTATGAAGCAAATGGTGGTGTAGAAGAATTCTCGAGAAAAGCAGCATCACCTGCTTATGGTATGTTAAATTCAGGCTTACAAATGTATTGGCTAAAACATAGCAAACCTCACTTTTGGTCCAAAGTAGGTTCCATCTTACATTACCCTCAATATTTAAGTTATCTTTTTTCAAAAAAAGTAACAGCCGATTACACTTCGCTTGGGGGGCACACCGCAATCTGGGATGTTGATACGATGCAATACCATAGCTGGTTAAGTAAAGAAAACATTAAATTACCAGAACCACAACCTGGTAAAAATGCAACTTTATCAATAGTTAACGGGCAAGAAATGGCAGTGGGCAAAGGCTTGCACGATAGTTCGTCTTCCATTATTCCTGTATTGGAGGATAATGAAAGTTCCAATAAGGAATTCATTTTATTATCTACAGGTACCTGGATTATTTGCATGAACCCATTTAGCAAAGAAACATTAACAACAGAACAATTAAAAAATCCTCGAGGCAGAGCCGTCGAGGTATTCAACGGAAGAAAGTTATAA